Within the Laspinema palackyanum D2c genome, the region CGCCGTTAGCGTCGTCTCTGCCTACGAAAACCGACCGATTCCGGCCCTAATTGTTCGCAAAGAAGCCAAGGGACATGGGACCCAAGCCTATATCGAGGGACCCCAACTGGCTCCGGGGACCCAGGTCGTTGTCCTAGAAGATGTGGTCACCACTGGGGCCTCCGCCATGAAAGCAGTTCACCGTTTGCGCGACGCCGGGTACAAAGTAGAGGAAGTGATTTCCCTAGTCGATCGCGAACAAGGGGGGGCCGAGTTGTATCAAAAAGAAGGATTAAAGTTTCGCGCCGTCTTTACCATCGCCCAAATTCAAGCTCGCTATCAGGAGTTGGGATTATAAGTGAGGAAAAGTAGCAGGAATTTGAACGAACATTAGACCTCTTGCCAACTACCGGATTGATCTCCCTTTCCCTCCCGTGAGCTCCCCCTCCCCTTCCCCTTAAGATTCTGTTGGCTAATCACATGGGGGATGTTACCCATACCCATCAAGCTAACTTCTGAAACTCCAATCTGATCAGGATTTGGGGCCATTTGTCCAGGCCGGGTCCAGGAGGAATGGCTCCCAAGTGGCTCCTAAAGCTAGAGGGTATATGCTCTTAGGGAACTCCAAAAAATAAAACCCGCAAAACGTTCGTTCGTAGTAACCCCTTGACGAGGTTTCTTTAAAGATGACTCAATCAAGGAGTCACTACGAACGTTTATATGATTTATATTTGGCACTCCCCTTAATGGAATTGAAGAATCTTTAAAATTGTCTAAAAAATAGACAGCGCCAGCGTTTTGACTTTAAAATAGCACCTTCTCATCTATAGCAGTCCTACATCCGTTGTGTCATAGATCTAAGCCGGAGAGCCTTGATAGTGCGAGCATCTTGCTCTCTACTTTTGTTACCAATGACTGAAGACTGCTATAGTCCCCCAAAAGTAAAAAATCGTTATGAATTCAACCTTTTATCCTCATCTACATCTTATACGGAATCCGGTAGTTATAGGTCTGTTAAAAGGAGCGCAACTTAGTGGATCCCACCCTAACCCGGACCTTTCCAAGGTCCGGGAACCATCAGATGAAATTAAAACGACTTTTGATAACCGGATTCCGTATAAGTGGTTGAAAGCCGCCTACGAATATAAAGAAGAATGTGGCCAGATTTATGAAGCCAGTCAAACCGTTTCTGAAGGAAGGTCAAAAGTGCTTTGAAGAAGGGTTAGAAAAAAAAAATTTTTTACGGCAAAGTTATTTAGACTATAGAGGACCATTTGCCAACCCTCTGTAATTACTTGATTAGTCATTCTAGCAGTGGAACTATGGAAGTAATTAACAACAAGATAAAGGTTACCTTTAACTCATAGACAGCCACCTCCATTACCTGGATAGTTTTCAGGGAACCCCCATCCCTGAAAACATTTACCCGATAAGGATGGAAGCCTTAGCTTGATGCGTATGGGGTGTTACCCCCGTTGGACTTCTGGGCGGGATTAACCCCCAAAAGATAAGGCTGTGCCGCGAATGTCGGTGTGGAGTTTTCCGTGATCATAGACCACTTGACCGCCAACAATGGTTACGACGGGCCATCCGGTGAGGTTCCAGCCCTCGAAGGGATTCCAGCCACATTTACTGACGACTTCTTCCCGTAAGACGGGACGATAAGTGTTTAAGTCCACTAGGACTAAATCCGCATCGTAACCGGGGGCGATCGCCCCTTTGTTGGGGATTCGATACCCTTTGGCAACGGCAGTGGACATCCAATGGGCGACTTGGGGGACTGTGCAGCGTCCCTGCATGGCTTGAGTCAGCATCAGAGGCAGGGAGGTTTCCACTCCGGGCATTCCCGAGGGGGTATTGGGATAGCCTTGGGCTTTTTCTTCTAAGGTATGGGGAGCATGGTCCGTGGCAATAAAATCAATCACGCCATCGAGGAGGGCTTGCCAGAGAATTTCATTATCCCGGGGCGATCGCAAGGGGGGATTCATCTGCGCCAGGGTGCCAATGGTGTCGTAAGCACTGGTATTCAGCAGCAGATGTTGGGGGGTGACTTCGGCAGTAACCCAACTGGGTTTATCTTCGCGCAATAGCAGGGCTTCATCTCCCGTGGACAGATGCAAAATATGCAGGCGGCGTTGATATTTTTTAGAGAGGCTTAAGGCGCGCTTGGTGGCGATTAAGGCGGCTTGAGTATCCTGAATTTCAGAATGCACCGCTGGATCCGTGCGACTGCTAAACTGTTGACGGCGTTCCTCAATGCGGGTGCGGTCCTCAGCATGGACGGCAATCAGGCGATCGCCTTGACTAAAAATCGCCTCCAATGCCTCCTGATCATCCACCAACAACGGACCCTTCATCGACCCCATAAAAATTTTAATCCCGCACGCGGGATGAGCTTCCACCAAATCCGGTAAATGTTCTGCCGTTGCCCCAATAAAAAAGCCATAATTAACTAAGGACGAACGAGCCGCCCGCGCCAATTTATCATCCAGAGTTGCCTGGGTGGTGGTCAGCGGTCGGGTGTTGGGCATCTCCAAAAAGGAAGTCACCCCGCCCCTAGCACAGGCGCAACTGGCTGTAAACAGGTCTTCCTTATATTCGAGTCCCGGTTCCCGGAAATGAACCTGGGGATCGATGACCCCAGGCAACAAAGTCAGTCCAACTGCGTCAATCACCCGCAGATTATCCTCAGGGTCGGGATTTTCACCTAAACTCGGAATATCCGGTCCTATCTGGCGGATTTTTCCCTCTTGGATCAGGACATCACCCTGTAAAAATTCTCCATCGGGCTGTAAAATCCGGGCTTGTCGGATTAATAAATGGTTTCTCATGGTCCAGTTCCTGGTATTTTGTTGAACCTAGTTGGCTCAAGTCAAGGATATCCCGTTCGGGGGTTTTATGGGGGGCGTCAGTTCAGCCCTCTAGTTGCCAAAATCAGACCAACATTTTACACTGGATTAAGGAGTGGGCATTGATACAATAAATCATCGATGTTGGGGCGTGATTCACCCTCTTCCCGGATCGATGGGCTCGATCTTCGTACTCCCAGCTTAACTAGGATTTTCAGGTGATTTTCTCAACCTGACTTGGAATGAGGTGACGGACGAAGACAGAGGGGAAAAGCGTCAACGGTTTAATCCCAGTGAGGTTAACATGATCCTATGAATATTTGGCGTCAATTCCTCAATCATCCAGCTCAGCGGCTTGTTAAAAATACACAGAAGGTTCCGTTTATAATTGATGATTAAAGGTTCGAGGAATAGAGGGTATTTTAATTCCGGTCTACTTCTCCAGGGAGATCCTATTTTCCCTCCTCCCCAATATTGTGTTAAAAACTAGCAGCACTATTAGGTCAAAAGTTCAAACATGACTCGTGCAAAAGAAACCGTGTCTGATATAAATTCTCAGCCAATTCCCCCTATCAAGCCGGAACTCCAGCCAGAAAATCCTTGGGTAGAAGCACTCAAGACAATTGGCTTGAGTGCGATTTTAGCAATCGGGATTCGTCACTTTGTGGCAGAAGCACGCTACATCCCGTCCGGTTCGATGCTACCGACCCTGGAAATTAACGATCGCCTAATTATCGATAAGTTGAGCTATCGCTTCACGCATCCAGAGCGTGGCGATATTGTCGTATTTTATCCCACCCAAACCCTCCAAGACCAAAATTTTAAAGATGCTTTTATCAAGCGGGTGATCGGGCTGCCTGGGGAAACCGTGGAGGTCAGAGGGGAACGAGTTTACATTAATAATATTCCCATCAAGGAACGCTATATTGAAGAAGGACCGAACTACCAATATGGGCCAGAACTTGTTCCTGAAGATCAGTATTTAGTGCTCGGGGATAATCGCAATAATAGCTACGATAGTCATTACTGGGGTTTCGTCCCTCGGGAGAAGATTATCGGTCGTGCGGTGATTCGGTTCTGGCCCCCTAACCGCATGGGAGAATTGAATCCACAGCCGGTCTATATCCAACAGATTCCCGAGGAGTAGCGGACTCCGTTGGGGTGTTTCCATCCCAGGGAACCTGTTCCCGGATGACCAGTCGGCGAACTAGGGCTTTGTGTTGAAGGACCGGGTATTTTTCTGGTTTTACCCGTCCTGAAATCCCTGGATATAAAACAGGATAAGTTGTCAAATTTGACCCTTCTCTAGCTTCATGTCGCGCCCTCACCCTCAATCCCTCTCCCATTTTGGGAGAGGGACTTTGATTTTTCTCCCCAAGAAAATACCGAATGGAAATCAGGACGAGCTCAATCGGGCGATCGCAACCTTTTGGTTTATGATGAGTGCACCCATGTCTAACGGCGATCGTCCCTAGGGTGGACCACCCATCTACCACCCGATTGTCATTCTAACTGTTTAGGCGTCGGTGTTGACCGGCGATATCCCTTGACTGTGCCAAATCAACCCCATTCTGAACTATCAAAGCCTGTATTTTTTGAAGGAAGTTATCGAGATCTGCGCGTCGAATCAACCCTGGGAGAATTACCCCTGTTTGATTTTCAGGTGGATGTCACCCGCCGCTGCGATGATATCGTTCGCACGTTTGAAAAATATCCCCTTCTGACTGGGGTGATTTTGCGAGATGTGGGAGAATTTGTCGGGATGATCTCTCGACAGCGACTGCTAGAATATTTGATTCGTCCGCGCGCAAGTGAGTTGTTTTTAAATGCTCCTTTGCAAATGCTCTACAGCTACGCCCGGACTCAAATTATGCTATTAAGTTCCGAAACAACGATTGTTAAAGCGGCCAGACAGGCATTACGGCGATCGCCTGAATTATTAGGGGAACCTCTGGTTGTCCAAACCAGTGCCGATAACTATCTCTTACTCAATATTCATGAGTTAAACCTCGCCTATTGGCAAATTCGCGGCATTGAAACTCAATTGCGATTTGAACAAATTCAAGCGCAACTGGTACAGACGGACAAAATGGCGAGTTTGGGACGGTTGGTGGATGGGGTGGCTCATGAAATTCTTGATCCCGTGGGATTTATTTGGGGAAATTTAACCTATGTTGCCAGCTATTCTGAGGAGTTAATGGAGTTGGTGGCCGTTTATGAAAAATATTTACCAGAGTCGGTCCCAGAAATTGAAGATTTCCAGGAAGAGATTGAATATGATTTTTTAAAAGAAGACTTGCCTCGGGCCATTTCTAGTCTCAAAAATGGGGCAGACCGCTTAAAACAGTTAGCCAATAGCTTGCAAAACTTTTGTCATATTGATGAGGTTTATCCCAAGGCTGCTGACCTTCATGCCTGTATAGATAGTGTTTTATTATTGCTTAAAAGCCGCCTGAGTGGCGAAATTGAAATTATCAAAAACTACGGACATCTCCCCCCGATTTGCTGCTATGTCTCTCAATTAAATCAGGTATTTATTAATATTATCAGTAAAACGATGGATGGATTAATTCATGAAGCCATTCATCACAAATTTTCTTTAGAGTTCAGTGAAGCGGGCTTTCGCTCTAAACCGCAACCGGCTCCAAACCCGTCAAAAATTGTCATATCCACGGAATTAATATCCCGACCGGCTTTAATGCCAAATCAGCCGGACTCTCGATGGGTTTCAATTAAAATTTCTGACAACGGATTGGGGATTCCTCAAGCTAAAATTAATGAGATTTTAGCCTCTTTTGGGATGTCTAAGTTAGCCGAAAAAGAAACCAGCTTTGCGGTGAGTTATTGGATTGTCACGGCCAAACATGGGGGAGAACTTTATCTGCGATCGCGCACCCTGAATTCAGAAGATTTACCCCCAGACATCGGCACCGAGTTTGAAATTCTCTTGCCGGGGGTTTAACCGGATGAAGTCCTGGAGAAGTTCCCTGAGACAGGATTGCCGGAGTGGGGTGTTCCCGTGCCTCCGACAGCGTAAAGAGGTGACTGCTCCCTATTCCTCGGGGGCCTAAATCTGGCTCGTCAGGAGCAGAACCGCCAAAAGCCTTAGCCGGGGGGGACCGGAGAGCTTAAAAACAGGTTTGCTGACCCAGATTTATCGCTCTGATGTAGACAAGTTGTCAAAAAACCT harbors:
- the pyrE gene encoding orotate phosphoribosyltransferase; translated protein: MTEITQGLDETSVSVHPTDLNAQRQQLLDLLCQLAYREGDFTLSSGQSSRYYINGKQVTLHPIGALLTGQVLFSMLSSETLAVAGLTLGADPIVTAVSVVSAYENRPIPALIVRKEAKGHGTQAYIEGPQLAPGTQVVVLEDVVTTGASAMKAVHRLRDAGYKVEEVISLVDREQGGAELYQKEGLKFRAVFTIAQIQARYQELGL
- a CDS encoding dihydroorotase, which gives rise to MRNHLLIRQARILQPDGEFLQGDVLIQEGKIRQIGPDIPSLGENPDPEDNLRVIDAVGLTLLPGVIDPQVHFREPGLEYKEDLFTASCACARGGVTSFLEMPNTRPLTTTQATLDDKLARAARSSLVNYGFFIGATAEHLPDLVEAHPACGIKIFMGSMKGPLLVDDQEALEAIFSQGDRLIAVHAEDRTRIEERRQQFSSRTDPAVHSEIQDTQAALIATKRALSLSKKYQRRLHILHLSTGDEALLLREDKPSWVTAEVTPQHLLLNTSAYDTIGTLAQMNPPLRSPRDNEILWQALLDGVIDFIATDHAPHTLEEKAQGYPNTPSGMPGVETSLPLMLTQAMQGRCTVPQVAHWMSTAVAKGYRIPNKGAIAPGYDADLVLVDLNTYRPVLREEVVSKCGWNPFEGWNLTGWPVVTIVGGQVVYDHGKLHTDIRGTALSFGG
- the lepB gene encoding signal peptidase I, coding for MTRAKETVSDINSQPIPPIKPELQPENPWVEALKTIGLSAILAIGIRHFVAEARYIPSGSMLPTLEINDRLIIDKLSYRFTHPERGDIVVFYPTQTLQDQNFKDAFIKRVIGLPGETVEVRGERVYINNIPIKERYIEEGPNYQYGPELVPEDQYLVLGDNRNNSYDSHYWGFVPREKIIGRAVIRFWPPNRMGELNPQPVYIQQIPEE
- a CDS encoding sensor histidine kinase encodes the protein MPNQPHSELSKPVFFEGSYRDLRVESTLGELPLFDFQVDVTRRCDDIVRTFEKYPLLTGVILRDVGEFVGMISRQRLLEYLIRPRASELFLNAPLQMLYSYARTQIMLLSSETTIVKAARQALRRSPELLGEPLVVQTSADNYLLLNIHELNLAYWQIRGIETQLRFEQIQAQLVQTDKMASLGRLVDGVAHEILDPVGFIWGNLTYVASYSEELMELVAVYEKYLPESVPEIEDFQEEIEYDFLKEDLPRAISSLKNGADRLKQLANSLQNFCHIDEVYPKAADLHACIDSVLLLLKSRLSGEIEIIKNYGHLPPICCYVSQLNQVFINIISKTMDGLIHEAIHHKFSLEFSEAGFRSKPQPAPNPSKIVISTELISRPALMPNQPDSRWVSIKISDNGLGIPQAKINEILASFGMSKLAEKETSFAVSYWIVTAKHGGELYLRSRTLNSEDLPPDIGTEFEILLPGV